CAACGCTACACATGCGGGCGAAATAAATGGAATTGCTATCTTGAGAAGATTCTACCGTCTTTGTGAGCCCTTACTTCCAGTTGATGCAAGCCCCTAGCCTTTCCCTAACGTTGTCTCCCCTGCTTAAAATGCGTTCCCTTTTGCTGGCATTTCTATTGGCTTTCTGTTGCCTGACCGCAAAGGGGCAGACCAGCGCCATCAAAGCCCTGGAATACAAAATTGACTCCCTGGCCGCCGAAGGCCTGCCCAAATCTGCCTTACCCGAAGTGAACAAGCTAGACCAACTGTACCGCAAGAACAAAAACACCGGTGGTCAGTTGAAAGCTACATTTTACCGGCTCACGTTCCTATCTTTTCTGGAGGAGAAAGCCATGGTCCCCATTATTCAGCAAATGCAGAAAGATATTGCCGCCGCTTCTTTCCCCGTGAAACCCGTGCTGCAGTCGGTCTTGGCCGAAATGTACCAGAAATACTATGAACAAAACCGGTACCAATTCAGGCAGCGCAGCCAGCTGGCCGTGCCCAGCCCAGACTTCACGCAGTGGGATTTGCGCACCATGCTGGAGCAGATTGCCACGCAGCACCAGTTGGCCCTGCAAGACCAGAAACCTCTGCAGCAGACGCCCATCACCGTGCTGGGCGTTGCGCTGGAAGGTGACCGCACCACCCGCCCCCATCGCCCCACCTTGTATGATTTGCTGGCCCACCGCGCCCTGGACTTTTACCTGAACCCCGAGTCTGATTTACCCAAGGCGGCTAATGATTTCAAACTCAATGACCCGGCTTATTTTGGCAGCAGTGCAACCTTTGCCCGCCTGAAATTGCCAACCCAAGACACCACCGCCAATCTGTACCTGGGCCTGCGGTTGTTGCAGCAAGCCACCCAATTCCATCTCACCCAAAACAACCAGGAAGCCCTGGCAGACCTGGAGTTGAAACGCCTGGAAATGTTACTGAAGCAAAACTCCTTTCTGGGCCAAGGCCACCTATACACCACGCGCCTGAAAGAAATTTCCAGCACTTTCTCCCGCAGCCCCTTAACCGCCGATGCCGCGTATCTGTTGGGAAAATATTACCAAACCAAAGACAGCCTGGTCACTGCGTTAACGTATTTCAACACGGCTATTGCCAAATTCCCGGCCAGCGTGGGCGGACAGAACGCCGCTGCCAGCCAACAGGAAATCCTGAAGAAATCCATTGAATTCAAAGTGGAAGATGTGGTGCCTGCGCAGGGTCCTATTTTGGCCCAGGCTACTTACCAGAACCTAAACTCCGCCCGGTTTACCGTTTACCCACTTACAGAAGCGCAATTTACCCAAATACAGGAAATACGCCGAAGGCTCACCAGGTACGGTTCCGGGGATAACGGCCAAAGCGCCCGCGCAGAATTACACGCGCTTCTTGCCCCACTGAAACCCAATCAGCAACAACAGATTGCCCTACCTAACCCCGGCAACCACAAACCTCAGATTTCAGAATTTAAAATAGAGGCCTTGCCCTTAGGAATGTATGCGGTGCTACTGCAGGGCGGTACTCAGCCTGAGCCAAGTTTGCAGGAAATCAATTTGTTTACTGTGACTGACCTGGCCTTCTCCAGCAGAACCAACCCAGACGGCCAGCAGGAAGTACGCGTCATGCACCGCCAAACCGGCAAACCCCTGGCCCAGGTAAAAGTGGTAGCCGAAGCCCAGGAATGGAATAACGGAACCCGGCAAAGAATCTTATTGGGCGAAGGATTCACTGACACCCAGGGTAAAATCTTATTCAACAAAGACAGAAAACACAACAACTTATCTTTCTGGTTAACGGCGGGCAAGGACCACTATCTTGCCCTGAATGAATATTATTACTGGAATGACAACGCAAGAGACAACGATTCCAAAATAATTGAAAACACCATCCTTTTCACCGACCGCCAGATTTATCGTCCTGGCCAAACCCTCTACTTCAAAGGCATTCAGGTCAGGAAAGTCAACGGCAAGACTGAGTTAGTGACCAATGGGGAGATGGAAGTGGAGCTGCTGGATGATAACGATGAAACCCTTGGCACGCTTGAACTCAAAACTAATGAATACGGGTCGTTCAGCGGTTCTTTCCAGATTCCTGTTTCGGTGTTAACTGGCGTCCTAACCTTGGAAGTTGACAATGAATCGTTGGAAGTGCGAGTGGAGGAATACAAGCGACCTTCGTTCCAAATCAGCTTTGACCCCGTTAAAACCATTCACCGTTTCAATGATTCTGTGCAGGTAACGGGCAAAGTGGCGGCTTATGCGGGCTATGGGCTCACTGGCGCCAAGGTGCAGTACAAAGTGGTGCGGGAATCTGTCTATAATCCAGCTTATTATAATAACCCCCGCAACAAAAGGAGCTATCAATCCGAAACTCTACTACTTCAATCTGGTCATGTGACTGCCGATACCCAGGGTGAGTTCAAGGTTAATTTTAAAGCGTATGCTGAATTGGTTGCAGACCCACCGGAACAACAATATGTTTATTCAATCAGCGCTACTGCCACTGACGCCTCTGGTGAAACTCAGAGCCAATATACCGCCGTGCTAATTGGCCAGAAAGCTTTAAACCTTTCTATGTACCTCCCCGACCGGATTTTGCTGCCGGACTCTCTTACCACCTTCGTGCGGATGACCAATCTCAACCAGGAACTGCAAGCCGGAACAATTACCGTAGACGTTTACCAACTGAAAAGCCCGGAGAAACTTTACAAGAACCGGCTCTGGAATTTTCCCACCACACAGGCTTGGCAAAAGGGTGAGTTTGAGAAGAGCTTCCCTACGTACGCCCCGCAGGAAAATGAATACTATTCCTGGCCCATCAAACAAAAACTACTTTCCCAGACGCTCATAGGCACGGCCACGTACCCAGCGGTGTTTAAAGCAGCCTTGCCCTCAAAAACAGAAGCAGGCGTGTACCTGGTTCACGTGCAGGGCACTTCGCTCACTGGCGACACCGTTTCAATGAAGGATTACATTACCTTGGTTTCGCCCAAAAACCACCAGGTAGCCGAATTGAAAGATTGGGTAATTCCCGTGAAAGTTACCGCTGAGACCGGGGACAAGGCCGAGTTTTTAGTGGGTGCCGGCCCCAGCCATGTGCTGATGGAAGTGTATAACGGTCCCACGCTAGAATCTTCTGAATGGCTCCAAACGGGCGGCAAACAAAAACTGGTGGAAGTGCCCATTCAGAAAACTTACGGTACCAACGTGCAGGTGCAGTTTTTAATGGTGCAAGACAACCGCGTGTACACTGCCCTGCATAAACTCAACCCAAACAAGGCAGACCCCAGCCTGGCCTTGACCTTCAGCACATTTAGGAACAAGCTGTTGCCCGGCCAGAAAGAAACCTGGAAACTTCGCATTTCAGATGTCAAAGACAAAACCGCCGCCGCTGAAATGGTGGCCACCTTGTATGACGCTTCTCTAGACAAAATTCTGGGAACTGAAGACAGGTTCGGGATGGACTGGTACAGAAAATTCACTGACGGAACTGCCCATGAAAGAACCCAATACTTTACCTGGGCTAGAGGGCAATTTGTAAAACCGTCTGTCTCACAAAGTCTGCAAGAAATTAGAATATTCACGCCTATTGTCACTAGAAACTACGAACAACTCCATTATTTTGGCTACAGCTATTTTGGCGGCTACAACCAGGCTTACCATGAGTATTTGAATAGGGTAAAACGAAAGATAGAAACCGAGAATTCTGACAGAAGCCTGGAGGAAACCTACAAAGAAAACGCCGCCCAAATCAAAAACGGTGTGGAGGTCACTGGCTATATCCTAGACAAACAGACCAAAGAGACCATGCCCGGTGTAACGGTCACCTTGAAAGGCACCAACATCACCACCTTCTCTAATTCAAAAGGCTTCTTCAGGATAAAAGTGCCCGTAAACGGAGTCTTGGAGTTTGCTTTTATTGGATATAATTCAGAAGATTTCAAAATCACGAAGGCTGGAAGTTATAATATACACCTTCAGGCAGACACAAATGCATTAAGCGAAGTGGTAGTGACAGGTTATGGCGTACAGGAAAGAAGAGAAGTCACTGGTTCTGTTTCTACTGTTTCCTCCGCAATCTATGGTTCTCGGTCAATGTCAGAAGACAATTTGTTGCAAGCTATTGCGGAAGGCGTAAAAATCACTCCCTCTAAAACGTCTGCCACCACTGAAAAACTACAGGGACAACCCATCACCCTGAGAAAGAATTTTCAGGAAACAGCCTTCTTTTACCCGCACCTGCAAACTGACAGAAAAGGAAACATCAGTCTGGAATTCACGGTGCCGGAGGCCTTGACTTTGTGGCAATTCAAAGGCCTGGCGCACACCAAAAAACTGGAATGGGGCTTGCTGGAAGGTCAGGTCATGACCCAGAAACTCTTGATGGTGAGCCCGTACCTGCCCCGCTTCCTGCGTGAAGGCGACACCATCACCGTTTCGGCTAGAATTGTGAACCTTTCCAGCGAAAATCTCACGGGCAACGTAAGCCTCCAATTTTTTAATGCCTTCACTAATCAACCCGTCAACCTTTTCCAAAACCAAACTACCGGAGAGCAGAAATTCACGGTGGCGGCCGCTTCTACCACGCCGGCTTACTTTCAACTGGTGGTGCCCAGCAATCTGGAAGCCCTCACCTACCGCATCACCGCGCAAGCCAAAGATTTTTCTGACGGTGAAGAAAACACGGTGCCAGTGCTCTCCAATTCCATTCTGGTCACCGAAACCTTGCCCTTGCTGGTAAGACCCGGACAAACCAAAATTTTCACCTTGCAGAAACTGGCCAACCAGAAAAGCACCACGCTCAAAAGCCAAACCCTC
This region of Rufibacter sp. LB8 genomic DNA includes:
- a CDS encoding alpha-2-macroglobulin, whose protein sequence is MRSLLLAFLLAFCCLTAKGQTSAIKALEYKIDSLAAEGLPKSALPEVNKLDQLYRKNKNTGGQLKATFYRLTFLSFLEEKAMVPIIQQMQKDIAAASFPVKPVLQSVLAEMYQKYYEQNRYQFRQRSQLAVPSPDFTQWDLRTMLEQIATQHQLALQDQKPLQQTPITVLGVALEGDRTTRPHRPTLYDLLAHRALDFYLNPESDLPKAANDFKLNDPAYFGSSATFARLKLPTQDTTANLYLGLRLLQQATQFHLTQNNQEALADLELKRLEMLLKQNSFLGQGHLYTTRLKEISSTFSRSPLTADAAYLLGKYYQTKDSLVTALTYFNTAIAKFPASVGGQNAAASQQEILKKSIEFKVEDVVPAQGPILAQATYQNLNSARFTVYPLTEAQFTQIQEIRRRLTRYGSGDNGQSARAELHALLAPLKPNQQQQIALPNPGNHKPQISEFKIEALPLGMYAVLLQGGTQPEPSLQEINLFTVTDLAFSSRTNPDGQQEVRVMHRQTGKPLAQVKVVAEAQEWNNGTRQRILLGEGFTDTQGKILFNKDRKHNNLSFWLTAGKDHYLALNEYYYWNDNARDNDSKIIENTILFTDRQIYRPGQTLYFKGIQVRKVNGKTELVTNGEMEVELLDDNDETLGTLELKTNEYGSFSGSFQIPVSVLTGVLTLEVDNESLEVRVEEYKRPSFQISFDPVKTIHRFNDSVQVTGKVAAYAGYGLTGAKVQYKVVRESVYNPAYYNNPRNKRSYQSETLLLQSGHVTADTQGEFKVNFKAYAELVADPPEQQYVYSISATATDASGETQSQYTAVLIGQKALNLSMYLPDRILLPDSLTTFVRMTNLNQELQAGTITVDVYQLKSPEKLYKNRLWNFPTTQAWQKGEFEKSFPTYAPQENEYYSWPIKQKLLSQTLIGTATYPAVFKAALPSKTEAGVYLVHVQGTSLTGDTVSMKDYITLVSPKNHQVAELKDWVIPVKVTAETGDKAEFLVGAGPSHVLMEVYNGPTLESSEWLQTGGKQKLVEVPIQKTYGTNVQVQFLMVQDNRVYTALHKLNPNKADPSLALTFSTFRNKLLPGQKETWKLRISDVKDKTAAAEMVATLYDASLDKILGTEDRFGMDWYRKFTDGTAHERTQYFTWARGQFVKPSVSQSLQEIRIFTPIVTRNYEQLHYFGYSYFGGYNQAYHEYLNRVKRKIETENSDRSLEETYKENAAQIKNGVEVTGYILDKQTKETMPGVTVTLKGTNITTFSNSKGFFRIKVPVNGVLEFAFIGYNSEDFKITKAGSYNIHLQADTNALSEVVVTGYGVQERREVTGSVSTVSSAIYGSRSMSEDNLLQAIAEGVKITPSKTSATTEKLQGQPITLRKNFQETAFFYPHLQTDRKGNISLEFTVPEALTLWQFKGLAHTKKLEWGLLEGQVMTQKLLMVSPYLPRFLREGDTITVSARIVNLSSENLTGNVSLQFFNAFTNQPVNLFQNQTTGEQKFTVAAASTTPAYFQLVVPSNLEALTYRITAQAKDFSDGEENTVPVLSNSILVTETLPLLVRPGQTKIFTLQKLANQKSTTLKSQTLTFEYTQNPVWSAVQALPYLMEYPYECAEQTFSRVYANSVAAHIVKKSPIIKKVFDQWKAANSQELLSNLEKNPELKQTLLAETPWLRDARTQGEQQKRIALLFDFNKMENELTANLAKLEEMQFADGSFPWFAGLYPDRYISHHILAGIGQLEKLGVVNSTERSLSKIKTRGLSFLDIKLLDDYQNQVNLPIAKQELSATQIHAWYTRSYFTATPLSQELQKAWQAFQVVAQQDWLSQSIYEQGLLALTMQRFGKPELTQKIIKSLLERSQASEELGLYWPQNQRGYFWNQAPVETQVLLIELFTEAQADPKHLAEMKLWLLRNKQTNHWQTTKATAAACYALLLRGEDWVSAENNTSAITLGGKSLESLAPDLKRSSGSGYLKTSWAKQEITPKLGNVAITNQGTTPSWGALYWQYLEQSDKVTSAEGQLKLTRQYFVQETTNGRDILKPINKENPPKVGDLIKVVVYLQADREFEYIHLKDLRPAGTEPVDALSGRRFQDGLSYYQSTRDASTNFFISRLGTGNYVFEYKLRVAHAGDFATGITTIQSMYAPEFNAHTSGGRIIFKKQ